TTAGATGAGGCTTGCATTTTTGCAAAAGAATTAGAAGCTTGCGGTGTTGACACATTACATGTTGCACAGGCTAACCATACAGGAAATATGGGTGATACAATCCCTGCCATGGGAACACAGCCATACGGATTTATGGTTTCTTATTCTAAAAAAATAAAAGAGCTTGTATCTATTCCTGTATCTGTAGTAGGCCGTATCGTTACACCAGAAGCTGCCGAAGCAGTTATTGCAAATGGTTCTGCTGATATCATTGGATTAGGTCGTTCTCTTCTCACAGACCCTGACTTTGCAAACAAATGCGCAGATGGACATTGCTGTAATGTCAGAACATGTATGATGTGCAATAAGGGATGTACAGATAATATTCAGAATCGTGCTTTCTTAAGTTGTGTACTTAATGCTGAAAACGGTTACGAAGCAACACGACATATAACTCCTGCAGCATCATCAAAGAAAATAGCTATTATTGGTGCTGGTATTGCTGGACTTGAAGCTGCACGTGTTGCTGCATTAAGAGGTCATAGTGTAACCATTTTTGAGAAATCACTTCAGATTGGTGGTCAGTTACTTATTGCTAGTGTACCTCCAAGAAAAGAAGAAATGATGAGAAGCATTAATTATTATACAAATGTACTTCCTGAATTAGATGTTACTTTCAGACTTGGTCAGGAATTCACATCACAGGATTATAATTCATTCGATGAAGTAATTGTGGCAACAGGTGCAAACAACGCAATAATCCCTGTTCCTGGCAAAGATCTTCCAACTGTTACAAGTGCATGGGATGTGCTTGCCAAGAAAGAAATCGTATTCGGTAATGTTTCTGTAATCGGTGGTGGTCTTGTAGGTGTTGAGACAGCTGAATATCTGGCTTCACGTGGATGTAAGGTTACAATTATTGAAATGATGGACCAGATTGCAAAAGAAGAAAGCAACACTGTTCTACCTACTCTAATGAGTGAATTAGAGCATTATAATGTTCAAATAGTAACATCTGCAAAATTATCAGAAATCAAAGATGATTCTGTAGTTGTTGAAAAAACAATAGACGACAATACATCAACAGAAGAAATTGCTTCAGACTTTGTTGTAATGGCTGTTGGTGCAAGAAAGAACCTTCCAGAGCTTTCTGATTGTCCTCTTCCACTTCACTATATTGGTGATTGTGCTGGAGAACGTCCAAGTAATATTGATCATGCTATTAAATCAGCATATGATGTGGCATGTGAAATATAAATTATTAATTACCCCATTACCACAAAATCCATGTTCCAATTTAAGGAACATGGATTTTTATTATAATATATTTAAATATTATTGTTTAAAGTTCGTAAACGCTCCATACGTTTACATTCCGTCGTTATCGTTTTCTCAATCGGAATTTGAGGAAAAGAAGAATGGAAGATAAAAAAATATTACTCGATAATATTAACAAAATTCATACAACTGAACTGGGAGTTGATAGAATTAAAAGAAATCTAAAAATAGATATAGTAGATGTTGTTGAGTATTGCAAAAATAAGGTGTTGGATGAAAATTGCCATATATACAAACAAGGTAAAAATTGGTATTGCGAAATTGGAAATGTCAAAATCACTATCAATTCATATAGTTATACAATTATTACAGCACATATTATTAAGTAAATTATAAGTTGAGGTGAAATTATGGCGTCAAGCAAAGAATATTTAGAGTTTATTTTAGGGCAGCTATCTGAGTTAGAAGAAATTACTTATCGAGCTATGATGGGAGAATTTATTGTTTATTATCGAGGAAAGATGGTAGGTGGTAGGTGGTATCTATGATGATAGATTACTTGTTAAACCAGTAAAATCAGCAATTAGTTATATGCCGACAGCTTCATATGAATTCCCCTATGAGGGAGCAAAAGAGATGTTGTTGGTAGATGAAGTTGATAATAAGGAATTTTTGGCAGGTTTGTTTGGTGCTATGTATGACGAACTGCCAGCTCCAAAACCGAAAAAGAAGAAATAAACAAATTCTAGTTTGACGGAGTAATAGATATGAAAATCCGAGAAGTGAATGAGAATAAAAAGCAATTTATAGCATTATTGTTATTAGCTGATGAGCAGGAAAATATGATTGATCACTATCTTGAAAAAGGTACTATGTATGTACTTGAAGATGGTAATGTAAAAGCTGAATGTGTCGTTACTGATGAAGATAATGGAATACTTGAAATTAAAAATATTGCAGTTGATCCTCAGAATCAAGGACAGGGCTATGGGAAAGCATTGATTGACTTCCTTGTAAGTAAATATGCAGATGAATATTCTATTTTGCAGGTTGGAACAGGTGACAGCCCGTTGACCGTACCGTTTTATGAAAAATGCGGATTTGTCCGATCTCACAATATTCCGAATTTCTTTACGGACAATTATGACCACCCAATTTATGAGTGTGGTGTACAGTTAATAGATATGGTATATTTGCAAAGATATTTATAACTTCCAGTTTTTGAAACTGAGAAATCGGAATTTACTTCTACTTAGACATACAAACTGTTGACAGTAAAACTCCTATATAGTATTATTTGATAAAATACTATATAGGAGTTTTTGTGTAAAAATGAATGGAGGATTTCTTGTTACCAAAATAAAACAACTTGGAGATCGAATCTTTGAGAAGATTCTCAGCGAAAAGAATATTGATGCGTTTAACGGAGCCCAAGGGCGTATTCTTTATGTACTGTGGCAGGAGGATGGAATCTCAATCAGGTCACTCTCGATTAAGTGTGGATTAGCGATAACTTCTCTTACTACGATGCTGGAAAGAATGGAAAATCAAGGGCTGATAAGACGTGTTCAGTCTGAAACGGACAAAAGGAAAACACTCCTGTTTCTGACTGAAAAAGCACATGCCTTAAAGGACGAATACGATTCTGTATCTGATAAAATGGGCAGTATTTACTACAAAGGTTTTTCGGAGGAAGAAATTACCCAGTTTGAGGAATGCCTCGACCGTATCAGAAAGAATCTTGAGGAGTGGCAGAAATCATGAGTATTTGTATCAAAGATCAGATTCAAAACATGAATATCGTCATCGGATGTACAGTGGGGTGTGCATATTGCTATGCCCGCAATAATGTGAAACGCTGGCATATGATTGATGACTTTGCTGACCCTGAATTCTTTCCGGGTAAACTCAAGATGATGGAAAAGAAACGTCCGCAGAACTTTCTTCTTACCGGCATGAGCGATCTTTCCGGCTGGAAGTCAGAATGGAGAGACGAGGTATTTGAAAAAATCCGTGAAAATCCACAGCATCAGTTCCTGTTCCTTACAAAGCGACCAGATCTGCTGGATTTTGATACAGATTTGGAAAACGCATGGTTTGGTGTTACGGTGACGAGAAAAGCAGAACTGTGGCGTATTGACGCACTACGGGAAAATGTCAGAGCAAAACACTATCATGTTACCTTTGAGCCGCTATTCGACAATCCAGGTTCAGTTGATCTTTCCGGGATCAACTGGATCGTTGTCGGCACCATGACTGGAGTTCAGAGCAGGAAGGTTCATACGGAGCCGGAGTGGGCATGGTCTCTGACAGATCAGGCGCATGTGCTTGACATTCCGGTATTTATGAAGGAAGATCTTGTCCCTATCATAGGGAATGAAAATATGATTCAGGAAATGCCAGATGAATTCAATAAAGTGTTGGAGGTACAGAAATCATGGCAGAAGTAATAAATGGAATCCTCATTAATGAGGCGGAAACAAAGAACATCATGACCAAGTCCAGTCTGCCTGTAGGCGGTTACTCGGTCAATCCATATGTAGGCTGTACACACGCCTGCAAGTATTGCTATGCTTCTTTTATGAAGCGCTTTACCGGACACAAGGAGGAATGGGGCACTTTCCTTGATGTGAAGCATTGGCCGGAAATTAAGAATCCGAAGAAATATGCCGGACAGCGGGTGGTCATCGGTTCTGTGACAGATGGCTACAATCCACAGGAGGAGCAATTCGGGAATACCAGAAAACTTCTGGAGCAGCTGATCGGCAGTGACGCAGATATTCTGATCTGCACAAAGTCGGATCTTGTGGTACGAGATATTGATCTGCTGAAGAAGCTTGGACGAGTAACCGTTTCATGGTCGATCAACACACTAGATGAAAATTTCAAGAACGATATGGACTCTGCTTCTAGCATTGAGCGCCGTATCGCTGCTATGAAGCAGGTATATGAAGCAGATATCCGTACAGTCTGTTTCGTATCCCCGGTATTCCCCGGTATCACGGATTTTGAAGCAATCTTTGAGCGGGTAAAGGATCAGTGCGATCTGTTCTGGCTCGAAAATCTCAATCTTCGAGGCGGTTTCAAAAAGACAATTATGGATTATATCGCCGGAAAATATCCTGATCTTGTACCACTTTACGACGAGATCTATAACAAGCATAACCGCAGCTACTTTGAAGCACTTGAAGTAAAAGTTGAGGAAATGGCTAAGAAGTATGATTGTCCCTTTGTGGATAATGAAATGCCTTATGGCAGAGTCCCGCAGGGACATCCGGTGATCGTAGATTATTTCTATCATGAGGAAATCCGAGGGACAGAGAATACAGGAATAAGAAATCGTTAATCTAAACGAAAATTAAACTGATGATGGTGGAGAGATTTATTTATCGCCATTTGAAATCGAGAAGTTCTTGTTTGAAAAATAGAGAAATTGTAAAATTGAAGAAAAAAGATGCACAGTTCTTAGCTTATCGGGAACTGTGCATTTTTGGTTTGCGCGCCATGGGCGCGCTCTAATGGGTGAAAGTCCCGAACACGCCTAGGCAACGAGGAAGTGTATAGCAGAACAGCAAGGGTGTCCATCGTGAGGTGGAATCTGAAGGAAGCTGTAAGCAAACTCTTGGTCCGACGGACAGAAATCACATATAAGGCTCGGAAATACGGATAAGTCTGCCAAAAGAGATGAAGTCCTAAAGTTGCTGGAAGTACGAGTAAATGTGGCGGATAGATGAGAGGAAAGAGCGTGCACCTTAAGCGTGGAGGTCTCACAGGGGTTTCATTAGCCTAGTAACAACGAACTGTGAGAAGTCAGCCGAGCCCATAGTAGTGAAGAAGTCTCTGTAATAGAGATGGAGCAAAGGGGCGAACAATCAATAAGTTTGAGTATGTCTCGTATTGCAGAAGAGATAACATCTGCCGTAACCAATCGGGTAAAAGATGGTCAAATCAAGCGAGACGGAAAGGAAAGAACGCATGGACACAAGTAGTCTAATGGAGCAGATATTATCTAGCGATAACCTCAACAGAGCATATCTGCAGGTCGTACGAAACAAAGGTGCAGAGGGAGTGGACGGAATGAAGTGCACAGAACTTAAGGAACATCTTGCAAAGAACGGCGAAATCATTAAGGAGCAGCTGAGGACAAGAAAGTATAAACCTCAGCCAGTACGGAGAGTGGAGATACCAAAACCCGATGGCGGTTTCAGAAACCTGGGAGTGCCAACAGTAACAGACAGATTTATACAACAAGCTATTGCACAGGTCTTAACACCAATCTATGAGGAGCAGTTCCATGATCATAGTTATGGATTCAGACCGAACAGATGTGCACAACAGGCAATCCTGACAGCACTTGATATGATGAACGAGGGCAACGACTGGATTGTAGACATTGACTTGGAAAAGTTCTTTGACACAGTAAACCATGACAAGCTTATGACCATCATAGGCAGAACTATAAAAGATGGAGATGTTATCTCTATCATTAGGAAATATCTTGTCAGTGGAATCATGATTGATGATGAGTATGAGGATTCTATTGTGGGAACACCACAAGGAGGAAATCTTTCACCATTACTGGCAAATATCATGCTGAATGAACTTGATAAGGAAATGGAAAAGAGAGGGCTTAACTTTGTACGATACGCGGATGACTGTATTATTATGGTCGGAAGCGAAATGTCTGCCAATCGTGTAATGAGAAACATATCTCGTTTTATTGAAGAGAAACTAGGACTCAAAGTTAACATGACCAAGAGCAAAGTAGATAGACCAAGAGGATTGAAATATCTGGGTTTCGGATTCTACTTTGATTCAAGAGCACACCAATTTAAGGCAAAACCACATGCAAAATCAGTAGCAAAGTTCAAGAGGCGAATGAAAGAACTCACTTGTCGTAGCTGGGGCGTTAGTAACAGCTATAAGGTTGAGAAACTTAATCAGCTTATCAGAGGGTGGATTAACTACTTTAAAATAGGTAGTATGAAGGTGTTATGTGCCACGCTCGACCAAAGCATAAGATTTCGATTGCGCATGTGTATATGGAAACATTGGAAAACTCCACAGAATCGCGCGAAGAACTTAATAAAGCTAGGGGTATATAAGAAACTAGCGTACTCAACGGCTTATAATGGTGCGAGAATCGCACACTGCTGTCAAGGCGGTGCCATGAATGTAGCCGTTACAAAAGAAAGACTAACCCGTTTTGGATTAATCTCAATGTTAGATTACTACACCGAAAGGTGTGTTACTTGTTAAGTTGACTGAACCGCCGTGTACCGAACGGT
The Roseburia rectibacter DNA segment above includes these coding regions:
- the bilR gene encoding bilirubin reductase, long form — protein: MKLLEPIKVGNIEFKNRIMFPPLTTGYEEKDGSIGEQSFRFYERLAKGGVGYIVIGDVAPLPTFSPTPKLYSPEQVQSFKKLADACHENGAKLGIQLFHPDYNVKALNDMFHQGKMQEARAKLHHDMQHFVNEVTAEELDEIIKHMENCAILAHEVGVDCIEVHGDRLVGSLCSPILNHRTDEYGGDLANRTRFALTLVKRLKTIVPDMVIDYKLPIVTPLGENSFRGKGGLPLDEACIFAKELEACGVDTLHVAQANHTGNMGDTIPAMGTQPYGFMVSYSKKIKELVSIPVSVVGRIVTPEAAEAVIANGSADIIGLGRSLLTDPDFANKCADGHCCNVRTCMMCNKGCTDNIQNRAFLSCVLNAENGYEATRHITPAASSKKIAIIGAGIAGLEAARVAALRGHSVTIFEKSLQIGGQLLIASVPPRKEEMMRSINYYTNVLPELDVTFRLGQEFTSQDYNSFDEVIVATGANNAIIPVPGKDLPTVTSAWDVLAKKEIVFGNVSVIGGGLVGVETAEYLASRGCKVTIIEMMDQIAKEESNTVLPTLMSELEHYNVQIVTSAKLSEIKDDSVVVEKTIDDNTSTEEIASDFVVMAVGARKNLPELSDCPLPLHYIGDCAGERPSNIDHAIKSAYDVACEI
- a CDS encoding DUF3781 domain-containing protein yields the protein MEDKKILLDNINKIHTTELGVDRIKRNLKIDIVDVVEYCKNKVLDENCHIYKQGKNWYCEIGNVKITINSYSYTIITAHIIK
- a CDS encoding GNAT family N-acetyltransferase, which gives rise to MKIREVNENKKQFIALLLLADEQENMIDHYLEKGTMYVLEDGNVKAECVVTDEDNGILEIKNIAVDPQNQGQGYGKALIDFLVSKYADEYSILQVGTGDSPLTVPFYEKCGFVRSHNIPNFFTDNYDHPIYECGVQLIDMVYLQRYL
- a CDS encoding radical SAM mobile pair system MarR family transcriptional regulator → MNGGFLVTKIKQLGDRIFEKILSEKNIDAFNGAQGRILYVLWQEDGISIRSLSIKCGLAITSLTTMLERMENQGLIRRVQSETDKRKTLLFLTEKAHALKDEYDSVSDKMGSIYYKGFSEEEITQFEECLDRIRKNLEEWQKS
- a CDS encoding radical SAM mobile pair protein A, which gives rise to MSICIKDQIQNMNIVIGCTVGCAYCYARNNVKRWHMIDDFADPEFFPGKLKMMEKKRPQNFLLTGMSDLSGWKSEWRDEVFEKIRENPQHQFLFLTKRPDLLDFDTDLENAWFGVTVTRKAELWRIDALRENVRAKHYHVTFEPLFDNPGSVDLSGINWIVVGTMTGVQSRKVHTEPEWAWSLTDQAHVLDIPVFMKEDLVPIIGNENMIQEMPDEFNKVLEVQKSWQK
- a CDS encoding radical SAM mobile pair protein B — encoded protein: MAEVINGILINEAETKNIMTKSSLPVGGYSVNPYVGCTHACKYCYASFMKRFTGHKEEWGTFLDVKHWPEIKNPKKYAGQRVVIGSVTDGYNPQEEQFGNTRKLLEQLIGSDADILICTKSDLVVRDIDLLKKLGRVTVSWSINTLDENFKNDMDSASSIERRIAAMKQVYEADIRTVCFVSPVFPGITDFEAIFERVKDQCDLFWLENLNLRGGFKKTIMDYIAGKYPDLVPLYDEIYNKHNRSYFEALEVKVEEMAKKYDCPFVDNEMPYGRVPQGHPVIVDYFYHEEIRGTENTGIRNR
- the ltrA gene encoding group II intron reverse transcriptase/maturase, with amino-acid sequence MDTSSLMEQILSSDNLNRAYLQVVRNKGAEGVDGMKCTELKEHLAKNGEIIKEQLRTRKYKPQPVRRVEIPKPDGGFRNLGVPTVTDRFIQQAIAQVLTPIYEEQFHDHSYGFRPNRCAQQAILTALDMMNEGNDWIVDIDLEKFFDTVNHDKLMTIIGRTIKDGDVISIIRKYLVSGIMIDDEYEDSIVGTPQGGNLSPLLANIMLNELDKEMEKRGLNFVRYADDCIIMVGSEMSANRVMRNISRFIEEKLGLKVNMTKSKVDRPRGLKYLGFGFYFDSRAHQFKAKPHAKSVAKFKRRMKELTCRSWGVSNSYKVEKLNQLIRGWINYFKIGSMKVLCATLDQSIRFRLRMCIWKHWKTPQNRAKNLIKLGVYKKLAYSTAYNGARIAHCCQGGAMNVAVTKERLTRFGLISMLDYYTERCVTC